In Citrus sinensis cultivar Valencia sweet orange chromosome 3, DVS_A1.0, whole genome shotgun sequence, the sequence CAATGTCATCGTATTGCTCCAAGAAGATTGGCGCCATCAAGCTTTGCACCTTCCAGATGCTGTTTAATCATCACCAGAACACCTTTAGGAGACATTAATACATAATAATAGAAACACAAAATTCACATGATCTGAATGTCTGGTCTATTTTACTTACCGTATCTCGAAGATTTACGTGCCGTAAATAAGCTCTTTGAAGGTTGGCACCCTTTAAATTGGCATTACGTAGCTTTGCACCCTGCCGCATAAATGTTCGAAGtttcaacaaattaaactCTCCTGAGAAATACATGTCACGAAAAAGTAGGGCTGAAACTTGCATCTAATGTACAAGATTCAATCAGGGGTGCTTGTCCCACACTGAAAGTGTATGGGGGAAAGTGCACTTTCACAAACCAAAGGGGCAAGATGTGATTATCACAAGATTACAAAAGGACTGCAGTCAAGAGAGAGAACTGAACATGCAGCTTGTATTGAGGCcatgaaaattgatgaaaagcagTAACAAGCAACCATTTTGAAAACACTTCATATGGTCGAATCAATAAATCAAAGCTAAAATGATGTTGATGATCGATAGCTTTTAGGTGATAAGAGTCTTGGCACTacagttaaaattattatctagGAGTGCACACATTAATCAAAGAAAACACAACCAATAAGCATGCACTCTTAATCAGCATATAAATTAACAAGTTAGTTGCACATTATGTTGTTCCACAAACAGATTGCTCGAACAATTCACAATCTTACCTTCAAATTAGCTCCTTCCAAATTAGCTCCCTCTAGGTTGGCATTAGTAAGATCAGCAGTCTGAAAAGTCAAGAGGACAAACAGATTgcaatttgattaaaatctCAAAGTAGCAACATTCTGCATGAAAGAAGAGCAGCACAATTGGCAACATACATTTTAGATTAAGAAGATGGGATAAAAGCAAAATTACAAGGACATGAAGCAAATGGGCCATGTTTAGTATGGCAATTTTGACCCAATAATTGCGGCAGGTCTTGGCGATAACATAGGCATACACATAAGGCAGAAGCAAATAATGTTGCAAACTCCTAGCTAACTACAAATGTTCCATATAGAAAAAAACACCTGCAAAAGTAAGGGAAAAAGCAACAGATAAAAAACTCAAGATGCTAGACCTGTAAGTGTGCAGATCGCAGGTCTGCTCCACAGAAGCTGCAGTCTATCATGCAAGCATCTGCAATCATTTAAGATAAATTTGAATCCAAATGACATTTTACCGCAAGTAGTTCCATCCTTTTTGGGAACAAACAAGAAATGATATTTTGTATTCATTGTAATTCCTTAAGCTAAATAACAATCATGTGCTTTCTTAACCAAGGTACAGTTgcaaattctgaaattgtgaTGCCATAGGTTGTTCTTAATCTTTTTGAACtgaatattgaaaaaatattccTTCAAtcataaatgttaaataattaaaagaactgtgaggggggggggggggggaatgaATAAGCGGATGCATACAGAAAATTATGGAAAATCTGATATggaaataatatgaaaatggGTATGCATAACTACATACTGAATCTTgactaatttcaatttaattcaGATAAGAAATTCCAGTATGGGAATTGCCTTGTAAATTTGCACTCTGAAGATTTGCACCAGCTAGTAAAGCTCCACGAAGGTTTGCCCCAGCAAATTCACATCTTCCCTAGGCAAGATAAAACCCTTAAAAggcaattttgaaaaatacatataattgGGAGAATATCCAGTATTGCTTTGACTCTCTTACTCACGCAAAGTTGCATTGTGAAAAATGGAACCCTCAGCATCCACATCCTGTATCAAGAACAGACAGATTCAGTATGATTAATATAACTGGTTGCTGGAAGACAGGACAAAATCGCATCTTGTCACTGTCAACTTGCATGTTAAGAATTAAACACGAAAACTGCATGCTGACCAATTATAAGAAACctataaaattcaaatcaacaTCAATACTGGCTTAAGGaagatatgaaaataaaaattataccaACCCGAAATTTCGCAGATTGAAGATTTGCGCGTGAGAAGAAAACATTTCTAAGACACGCATAGCTGAAGTCCACAAGTGAAAGATCCTGGCCATTTTAATAAGATAGCATCAGAGGAAACAATATCTAATGAATATATATCTGAGAATACTAATGAGATTATCAAAAAACCTCTAAGCTACCGCTAAGAAGTCTTGTGTTACATGAGTATGAATTGAGGAGGTAAAGAAGACCCTTCTCCAATAAGCTACCATAGAAGCCACATAAAACCCTAAAGCAGTTACAAACTTACAATGACCAGAATAAACCACCCCAACTATCTATTGGCAAGTAAAATCACTTCGCTGGATTTCTGAAAACTAGCAAAACAAATGCATAAATTGGCAAATTCGACGATTTCCTCTGAAAACCAAAttatagcagacataaaacttgaagtattcatagaataaaaatctttCAAGCACCTCAATTCAGTAATTATTACCAGCTTAGAAAGATCAAGGCCAGAAAGATTAAGTCCTCGAAATCTGACTTTTTCAGACTGTATACACTTGATGATATCAATGCGTGTTAGCTCAGTATCTAACTCATTATCTTCCTTTCTCTTATTTGTGACAGTATGGATTCTCTCAATTAGTCCCTGAAATGAAACACATTAGATGCAAactattatttgaaaaaagtaaTACATTTTATCCACTAACACACATGGATTTCAACAGCAATCATACAATAATTGAGGAAGGACGGTCATATCAGACTCATCTATCAAGATTCAATAAGCACATCAAACTTGTTTACATGTAATTTCCACATTCCACATGAATTTATAAGGTCTGCCTAAGCAAACCAAAGAAGGCTACACTCAGTACTGTGTTTTACACCAAGTAGTATACTGCCTTACCTTTGCTGTTCCCCAGATACCGTCCTGCAATCCAGATACTTAGCTGTGAAGTTTCAAGCCAGCGAAACCATTTTAAAAGTACACATGGACACAGATACCATTATCTGAATCATCTTCGATAACAAATTGAAATGCCCTAGCATTCAAAAAACTTAGGATCTCTTTAAGTGAagttcctttaaaaaaatagaaaaaaaactGAACAACAATGTAATGCtaataaaaggtaaaaaaaataaaataaaataaagcataAGGACAGAAGTTCACCAGGAGCATACCAGTATAAACCAAAACCACCACAAATCTcaaccataaaatttaaagtagtaaagtaaataatcaagGGCATGCAGTTGGCACAGGTGCTTCcaaataaaatgatgattcttttcaaacagaaaaaagaaatggatGTTAATAAACTAGAAGAAACCATGTCTTACAAGTAATTGATAATATTCTGCTTCCCGTAGAAGCTCTAAAAACTTTGACTCTGTTAATGTAGGGACAGCCCCATCCCTTAACCAATTCAGAATATGCCGAAAATGTTTTCCGTCCCTATCAACAAAGATATATCCCTGCAATAATTCAATATGCTCAAAGATaagaatctgaataatatacCCAAGAGAAGTGCTTTTCCCTGgaataatcaaaagaaaataagttaaaatgttTTTCTTAATGGAAGAACACAAAGGAACAGCTCTATGACTAACATGAAAACCATAAATCAGAATAAGAACCCAAACCTGGTCATTTGGAGTTTCACCGGATCAAAAAGATCACatggaaataaaattgtgaaaatgGGATTATTTATGCCGAGGTCATGGCTAAACTGCAATCATTACTCCATTTTTGGTAGaaggagaagagaagaaagaagagtAGGTGAGTCATCATTCTTTCTCTGTGATTAATTGATATGATGGAAGTGTTGTAGATATTAATTTGATAGTGATTCCTCCCTTCAAAAGAATTCATTCCTTTTGTCATTATTTCACAAAGTTTAACTAAGACTGAGTTTTCTCGATTTGAAGGCATCGTACACTCTACCCCTTTCTCTTCCTCACATTGCTTCTTCCCAATCCCACAGGGAAGAAATCAAGaaacaattacaatttttaactATTCACCAGCAAAAACAAggcaaagaaagatgcaaaatgTAAGCAAAAATAAGAGAGTTACACACCTCAGAGTCTTGGAACACAGTATGGCGACCGCTGAACATAGCTGCAAGCATAGACTCAGGCTCACGACGAGTCAGAGTATCAATTGttgtataaaatttctttcccCCTGGAtattaatacataaaatataaattggtTCACTTAAGAGCATGAATTGTGCAAATTTGTCAATAATGTCGTTCTTTCACAAACATTCACCGAAACGTATAACAATAAGTACATCATAACATAACTAAACGGCTTAAGAACTGCGCAGATATTACATACAGTAGagaaacaagaaataaaatgagatttgCCCTTTTTAAACAGAAAGCAATCAAAGAGTAAACTAAAGAGCTAATAATTCACAAACTTCAGTTGATTAAACTCATTTACAAGTAATTAGCAACAAAATCCaagctaaataaaaataatgaaaattaggtTCTTATAACATCCGTCAATTCTATGAAAGTTTACCACGATCAGCAACATATAGATAAATCGCAATAAAGAAAAACCGACGACATGTCGGTTGTGTAGTGCATACGTAAAGGAATTTGCAGATGATGTAAAGAGAATGAGGGATAGTAACTGACCAATGTTGAGACGAACCATTGAAGACGAATCGGAGTCCTTCGCCATTGTCGAGTGTAATGACTTGTCGTCTTACTTGCGCTCATAGGTATTTATAATCATAGCTGACACTGTTCGAAGGACAGCAAGGATTTGGTGGGCACAAATGCATTTTGGGAATTGGGCTTCGGCCCAAGAAATCGATAATCagaggctttttttttttaatttaaaaggaTTAGAATATCTATAAATTAGTAGGGCTGAGACCATCTTAAATCTATTAAGTAAAAgagatattaaataattgataaattaataatttattaatttacagaattatttacaattcaattaatataCATTTAATAACTAAACATTCAATGttcataatttcttattacAATTCAAAGCACTAACAATACttcataatttcttattacAATTCAAGAATTTAACCTTAGAGCTTTTagatgcaataaaaaaaaataagaaataagattcagttatattcaaattttaagaaaaaataacaataaaatcatattttatgtaattaaaatgTCATAGTCAACtacatttgtaatttcaacaaattattaatttatgatttaaatgAGACCACAAAGttatataagatttttctagataagtattatcttattattttatcgaaattattaatttaatccaTTAGCCCATGTCGAGACcttgaaaatttaataattttataatagagattattaatttatcgagtattaatttatagaagtTCTGAACTTATGattgtatattattttatattaataaagaacaaagtagcattctttttaattccgaagtaataaaattatggctAAATTAAGAGAgtagatatattttataactTGGTTTAACAACATCACGCGCCTCCCTTGTAGTTTTGCAGCTTTGAAGCTTTATCATGAATCCTTTAGCTTTGGCTGGAAAATTATGTTGTTAACGAGagtttatatattaaacaagttGGTCTACAATTTCCAAAACTaaatttgggataaaaaatagaaaacattTGCATGTTTTTACCTTTTGGAAGAATTACTTGATAAGTCCTTcggggtttttaattaaataccctttaatagttttaaaattatttaaatacccCCTCCCTTTTTGGTTTTCATGGATACCCTAACAAATGTGAGCAAAGTCGGAAATACCCTTAATGAATGCATCAAATGCACTCAATGAATTGTCTTCATATTTCTTTCCTCATTTCTTtcacttaaatctatttttgctgccgattctttcaaaatctcttagaaTCTCTCAAAATCTCTCAGAATCTCTCAAAATCTCTCATAACTTCTTACACAAATACAATTATGTATTCATTTCTTTAACACCCACTCTTTCTTTAAAGGTGCATTGCTTATTAAACAACCCAATAAGGTATGTTAATGTTGTtgggttttaaattttttaatttttaggaaaatttagaaattttcctcacattacaatattttattttcaccattttttattatacgtagaaatatatgcaatgtaggttgtttaattatatttttcagcaatataacttatttatggcgaaaatattttgagtcgTGCATTCTTTTGATACCGTGTACGTCATATAATTAGTCATGTAGGTCGTGTAAGTCGTGTAGGTCATGTAAGAAATATAGTTGTGTAGGTCATGTAAGAAATATAGTCGTATAAGTCGTGTAAGTCGTGTAAGTAATATAGTCGTGTAGGTCATGTAGGTCGTGTAGTTACttgtatatgaaatttaatattattgtttttattgtattatcaTATATGGTTTTGGTACGCGTGTCTATTCTCTTCAATGGTGAATGGATTAAACAAAATGACGAGTATAAGTTCAAAAGTTCAAAGGCTAAAGGGATAATGATACCACGATCGACAACATATGCCGCATTGGTGGAGAAGATAGCTGAAGTTATTGATATAGATACTTCGGAATTCAAAATCACAACGAAATTCAAACTTAAGACATCTGATCCTATGCCACCAGTTACAATTCAAACCAATGATAAtgtggaatttttttaaattccaatttaatttcacttctttttttaataattttcattgacATTTTCTGCATAGTagcaaatataaattcttagcacaaattaagtctttaaagaactaaattaatctaatgatTAATGGAAAATTCGTGTAATTTTAAAGTCGCAATTAAACATATTACAGccatttaaaaagtttttttcttttttttttatcttcaaagTGCTTTCTTCCTCTGGCCAAGCATAAAAGCATACATGAGGAATGCTTGCATATAATTAatccatgaaatcaattaagaaaaaaaatatcagctataggaaattaatgtaatgttaTACACATAAAAACACCATTCGCagtgataaaatattttcactcATAACTAGACATATCATGACTTACCATGACTTATAATTGGAAATTAAGAATCTCTCTAACTAATGACATTTCACAAGGTAAAGGTATATGTACAATTCCAATTTATTGTGAgcctaattaaactaaatgtaATGTGCAGATTCTATTGACAAGAAACAAAACGTGGAATTGAAGGTCGTGTAATTGTGTAATACAAGAAGATCGTATAATTGTATaatacatgaaggtcgtgtaatcgtgcaatacatgaaggtcgtgtaatcgtgcaatacatgaaggtcgtgtaatcgtgcaatacatgaaggtcgtgtaatcgtgcaatacatgaaggtcgtgTAAAACACAACCTTGAATCTTACATAACCTTACACGACCAAATCTTGTAttacataacaaaattataatcagcacaatccattaatttttcataatttgcaTGCAGCAAAACAACTAGAAATTTGTTTTCGAACATGTTATGAGAGACCCACAactaattaatctattttttcaatataaaatcctaactttttatttttttcccttgaatAGTAACAAGAAAACTAATTACATGGAATTACTTGTCTCAACTAGTTACATTCTGACAATTTTGCAGTAAATGATCAACTCTCTCCGGCGATTATGTAGTGACGAACTATGCTTCACTTTCTCAGTTGTGGCAGCTTCTCATTCTCAAGCTTAGTTTGCTCGTGTTGAAGTTCGATTTACCATATATAGAGAATGAATGTTTGTTTCAGTAGAGGTGATGCCAGTGAGGGAATTGCAGCAGATGAGTGTTTGTTTGCTTCAGTAGAGAAGGGAGAGGTGCTGTCCGTTGAGttgaaatgttttaaaatgagaataacTTAGTAATTTCCTATCCGTTTTTAAAGGGTATCGATGAAAATTTcgtcaaaaataaattttagggtATTGAGATGATTTTTGAAGTATGGAGGTGTACCGGGCGCAATTGGCTCAAGTCCTTTAGAGAAAAATGCTTGCTATTATAGAGCActctaaaaaaaatccttaatgATTGAGGGATGATAATAAAGTTCAATTCTAAATCTGTCAGATAGATCGAAAGTAACAAaccatatatatttaaatctaTTTAGTAATCCAGGGTTACAAGCCAAGTGTGCAATAGCCAATTCCGAAAATCAAAGCTCAGCCTATGCTCTCTGAGCACAAATAAGATCTGATATATACATATCGAATCCTCCATTATGTGGAGTGAAATTTCCATCGTGTACGGTGTACCTAACAATGAGAAAGCATGGCAGCATAAATTCATCTTCCATGTTATTCTACTTATTAGTACTGGTTCCCTCTTAACTTCTCCAAATCGGGGAGGTCTGCAATGTGTAAAGCATGTAATCAGATAAAAGAAAGagggccaaaaaaaaaaaaaaggtaacaGCCAAAAGATTAAATTTCTTTGAGAAATAGAAAATGGGAGCTTTTGGCATAGGCACAGAATAGAAAGTAACAGAGTCATTTACAGTTGTTCAGAATACATGCATTCAACTTTGAATGCAATGGACAATTCCTCCAACAAACAATCGAATTGGATTGTGGAAGAGACAAAAGCTTAATGAGGTTATGGTTTTGGCTAGGTGaactcaaaattcttttatagaCCAAGTAGGTAAAAACAAATCCCATATAGACGGATGTACCTCATACCATGAACAGTTAATCGCAAACACTTGCAGGCTTATGCACACGACTATGAAGATACTAACGGTTTCACCGATGGtaagtgaaaaatatatgaTGTATAATTTAAATGGAAGTACATAGTTTCGGATTGAATTCAAGGTTAAAGTTCCACAGACAGACAGAAGAGATGAAGTTTAAAAACTTACAGAGCATTCCTTCATCATCACTGCTTTCATCATTTTGGCCAGCATGCTGAAAAAAGAATATGATTCAAGTTAAATGATTGAGcaacaataaaaaatgtgCAAAATTAATGCTCTATCCACAAAAATTTCAGTCTATATTGGTAAGAAGAAACAGGAAGAAACAATTACCTcagcatcatcatcattggAAGCCAAATCAGCTGTAAAGACCACAAAATGTTGGTTAGAACCAGTGGAAGTCTtactctaaaatttttaatttttgaatttcgaAAGATCTAGCAATGACAAAGATTTTCATATCCAGTGACCaagttttgaaaattagaATACGGAATGACGTCAACTAAATTCACTAATATAAGCTAGAGGAATCCCTAGTAGATATAGCACGCATGCACACATGATATGCATCAGAATACACAATAATAAACTATCTCAAAGTCAATAAGAAGCCAAAATTAGAGATAAACTTTTAGCCACTATAAGGAAGACTGATATTTGCAGTGTGATTACAATAAACAAACAGAAACCTCACTACCCATAAgtaaagcaaaataaataaaggataaTAACTAGCCAAGAAATGGAAAAGCTCACATTCTCTGAACACGCAcctcaaaaagaaagaaagaaataaataaatgttctCATTGGATCTGAAGCACAAGCAATCCACTGACATCCTTCGATAATTAGGTAATTTAAAGGGGTTAAGCTCACATCTTTTACGGAAGCAACAAGAGAATTAACAACCTTCCAGAGGATTTAGGGAAATACCACGAggcaagaaaaaagaaatatccTTCTTCAATCTAGATATCC encodes:
- the LOC102608137 gene encoding FH protein interacting protein FIP2 isoform X1, which encodes MAKDSDSSSMVRLNIGGKKFYTTIDTLTRREPESMLAAMFSGRHTVFQDSEGYIFVDRDGKHFRHILNWLRDGAVPTLTESKFLELLREAEYYQLLGLIERIHTVTNKRKEDNELDTELTRIDIIKCIQSEKVRFRGLNLSGLDLSKLDLSLVDFSYACLRNVFFSRANLQSAKFRDVDAEGSIFHNATLRECEFAGANLRGALLAGANLQSANLQDACMIDCSFCGADLRSAHLQTADLTNANLEGANLEGANLKGAKLRNANLKGANLQRAYLRHVNLRDTHLEGAKLDGANLLGAIR
- the LOC102608137 gene encoding FH protein interacting protein FIP2 isoform X2, producing MAKDSDSSSMVRLNIGGKKFYTTIDTLTRREPESMLAAMFSGRHTVFQDSEGYIFVDRDGKHFRHILNWLRDGAVPTLTESKFLELLREAEYYQLLGLIERIHTVTNKRKEDNELDTELTRIDIIKCIQSEKVRFRGLNLSGLDLSKLDLSLVDFSYACLRNVFFSRANLQSAKFRDVDAEGSIFHNATLRECEFAGANLRGALLAGANLQSANLQDACMIDCSFCGADLRSAHLQTADLTNANLEGANLEGANLKGAKLRNANLKGANLQRAYLRHVNLRDTVFW
- the LOC102608137 gene encoding FH protein interacting protein FIP2 isoform X3, with product MAKDSDSSSMVRLNIGGKKFYTTIDTLTRREPESMLAAMFSGRHTVFQDSEGYIFVDRDGKHFRHILNWLRDGAVPTLTESKFLELLREAEYYQLLGLIERIHTVTNKRKEDNELDTELTRIDIIKCIQSEKVRFRGLNLSGLDLSKLDLSLVDFSYACLRNVFFSRANLQSAKFRDVDAEGSIFHNATLRECEFAGANLRGALLAGANLQSANLQDACMIDCSFCGADLRSAHLQTADLTNANLEGANLEGANLKESLIC